The following nucleotide sequence is from Methanolinea sp..
CTGTATCAGACGCAACCTGCCAGGCGCTCCGCGAGGCGGAAATCCGGCTGCCCCCCGACGTCATTGCTGCGCTGAGGCATGCCGCAGAAAACGAGACCAGCGACATCGCTCGGGAGGAACTGGGACGCATTCTCGAGAATATCAGCCTTGCCGGACGTCTGGGTGTACCGATATGCCAGGACACCGGAGTCCCGGTGGTATATCTCACCATTCCCCCGGGAATACCGCTCACGGCAGGTCTGCTGGAGGCTGTGGCCGACGGGGTCAGGAAGGCCACTCATGATATCCCTCTCAGGCCGAACGCGGTCCATCCCCTGAAACGACAGAATTCCGGTGATAATACCGGCCCGGGAATGCCGGCAATCCATATTCGTCCTGGAGACCGCCTGGAGGTAACCGTGTTGCCCAAGGGTGCCGGTGCCGAGAACATGTCACGCCTGGTAATGCTCCTCCCTACCCAGAAGGACCAGATCACCCGGTTCGTTGCAGAGACCATGCTTG
It contains:
- a CDS encoding fumarate hydratase produces the protein MMLPPSGEELLAAVSDATCQALREAEIRLPPDVIAALRHAAENETSDIAREELGRILENISLAGRLGVPICQDTGVPVVYLTIPPGIPLTAGLLEAVADGVRKATHDIPLRPNAVHPLKRQNSGDNTGPGMPAIHIRPGDRLEVTVLPKGAGAENMSRLVMLLPTQKDQITRFVAETMLVAGGKACPPVILGVGIGGTFDGVAALAKEALLEPIDRMDPFEHELCDAVNALGIGPMGLGGKTTALAVKVKTASCHTASLPVAVNVQCWAARRAKREVVW